The Actinomycetota bacterium genome contains the following window.
TTGGCATCGGTGCAGCGATCCTGCTCGGCGATCTCTGTCTGGCGTGGGCAGACCAACTGCTATTCGAGTCGGGCCTGCCGGCTGAGTCGATTCTGCGATCCAAGCCGATCTTTGACGTCATGCGCACCGAACTGATGGCCGGGCAGTATCTGGATCTGCTCGAGCAGGCTCGCGCAGAGTCCTCCCTGCAACGTGCGCGAACGGTGGTGCGATTCAAATCGGCGAAGTACACCATTGAGCGACCCTTGCATCTGGGTGCCGCATTGGCAGATGCCAGTCCAGCGATCTTCAGGTCCTACACCGATTTCGGCCTTGCGCTGGGCGAGGCCTTCCAATTGCGCGACGACGTGCTGGGGGTGTTCGGCGACCCTGCAGAGACCGGCAAGCCCGCAGGGGACGATCTCCGCGAAGGTAAGCGCACCGTGATGATTGCCCTGGCATTTGAACGAGCCTCGGCACAGCAAGCCGGAGTCCTGCAAAAGCACCTAGGCAATGCTGAACTGGGCGCCGAAGAGATCGACCAGCTTCGCCAAATCCTGGTCAACACTGGTGCTCTGGATGCCACCGAGGCCCTGATCGCCGCGGGAACAAACGCAGCACTCGAATCGATTGCTCACGCAGCCATCAGTGCAGAAGGCCGAAGCGCATTCCTGGCATTGGCTGATGCAGCGACTCGACGGGACAAATAAGTTGAAGATCAATCCACTCGCGCCCATGAGAATGGTCAAGGGGGCCACGGACGAGATCGTCATCGTTGGTGCTGGCCTTGGCGGACTCAGCGCGGCTATGCATCTGGCTGGCAGTGGCCGATCCGTGACAGTGCTGGAACGCGCATTGATCCCCGGGGGGCGCGCTGGGCGGATCAGCACACCCACCGCTGATGGGAGCTACGAATTCGATACCGGACCAACGGTATTGACCATGCCTGGGTTGATTGCTGACTGCTTCAACGCTCTCGGGGAGGACATGGACACTTGGCTGACTCTGGAGCCGCTGGACACTCTCTACCGGGCCTTCTACCCAGATGGATCGGTGATGGACGTCTACTCAGACACCGATCGCATGGCACAGGAGATCACTTCCGTCATCGGTCCAGCAGAAGCAGCCGGCTACCGCAAGTACGTGGAGTTCGTCTCTGCGCTCTATCGATACGAAATGTCGGACTTCATCGATCGCAATATTGACTCCCCAGTCG
Protein-coding sequences here:
- a CDS encoding polyprenyl synthetase family protein yields the protein MQPIQDQYLDPSQFRDGVQSIVDAVLTHEQSTLMEISPDLDSLMIALTGLMRGGKRFRPAFCYWGWRAAAQEQDIAALDAQMLRAATSLEFLQACALIHDDVMDGSDTRRGLPAAHRRFQAEHEREHRSGSSTMFGIGAAILLGDLCLAWADQLLFESGLPAESILRSKPIFDVMRTELMAGQYLDLLEQARAESSLQRARTVVRFKSAKYTIERPLHLGAALADASPAIFRSYTDFGLALGEAFQLRDDVLGVFGDPAETGKPAGDDLREGKRTVMIALAFERASAQQAGVLQKHLGNAELGAEEIDQLRQILVNTGALDATEALIAAGTNAALESIAHAAISAEGRSAFLALADAATRRDK